From the Nitrobacter hamburgensis X14 genome, one window contains:
- a CDS encoding PilZ domain-containing protein: MKDQRRSNRRRTYLAGRIVFNGRASTMDCLVRNLSRNGAMLEFYGSVIPHHEVDLCILRRGESRRARLVWCEGVHAGVFIEQPDSASVSTIETARLIRKLKADRETLARRVAQLTEPA, translated from the coding sequence ATGAAAGACCAACGTAGGAGCAACAGGCGTCGAACGTATCTTGCTGGCCGGATTGTATTCAACGGACGAGCCTCGACCATGGACTGCCTGGTGCGCAATCTGTCCCGGAATGGCGCGATGCTGGAGTTTTATGGGTCAGTGATTCCGCACCATGAGGTCGATCTTTGTATTCTCCGCAGGGGAGAGAGTCGGAGAGCGCGCCTTGTCTGGTGCGAAGGTGTGCACGCTGGCGTTTTCATTGAGCAACCAGATTCCGCTTCTGTCAGCACAATTGAAACGGCTCGCCTGATCAGAAAACTCAAAGCGGACCGGGAGACGTTGGCGAGGCGCGTTGCCCAGCTAACGGAGCCGGCCTGA
- a CDS encoding Mu-like prophage major head subunit gpT family protein gives MIINQANLNALFEGFNTRFNEAFGGAKSYVDSVAMTVPSSARQENYAWMGAMPGFREWLGPRVVQNLSLQSYILKNASFESTISVPRDDIDDDQYGVFGPMFSEMGRRAKTHPDELLFALIKNAFATQCYDGQNFFDTDHPVGDDANAPVTSVANTDSGSSAAWFLLDTSRAIRPFIWQLRKPYQLTRKDQPTDDNVFMTKEFIYGTDARCNVGLGLWQLAWGSKQTLDAAHYSAARKAMMAFKDDAGKLLGVVPDTLVCGPTNESAALKLLNSEYASGGESNEWKGTAKLIVTPYLD, from the coding sequence GTGATCATCAATCAGGCCAATCTCAACGCTCTGTTTGAGGGTTTCAACACGCGCTTCAATGAAGCTTTCGGCGGAGCAAAAAGCTACGTGGATTCGGTTGCGATGACAGTGCCGAGTTCTGCCCGGCAGGAGAATTACGCATGGATGGGAGCCATGCCAGGCTTCCGGGAATGGCTTGGCCCGCGCGTTGTCCAGAATCTGTCTCTTCAATCGTACATTCTCAAAAACGCATCATTCGAAAGCACGATCAGCGTCCCGCGCGATGATATCGACGACGATCAATATGGCGTATTCGGACCGATGTTTTCCGAAATGGGGCGGCGCGCGAAGACGCACCCTGACGAACTTCTGTTCGCGCTGATCAAAAACGCCTTCGCGACGCAATGCTATGACGGTCAGAATTTTTTCGATACTGACCATCCTGTCGGCGACGACGCGAATGCACCCGTAACGAGCGTGGCAAACACCGATAGCGGGTCGAGCGCGGCATGGTTTCTGTTGGACACGTCACGGGCGATCCGGCCGTTTATATGGCAGTTGCGCAAGCCCTATCAGTTGACCCGCAAGGACCAGCCAACCGATGATAACGTCTTCATGACCAAGGAATTCATCTACGGCACCGATGCACGTTGCAATGTCGGCCTCGGCCTATGGCAACTTGCCTGGGGATCGAAGCAGACACTTGATGCCGCCCACTATTCGGCCGCCCGCAAGGCGATGATGGCTTTCAAGGACGACGCCGGAAAGCTGCTCGGCGTCGTGCCAGATACGCTCGTTTGTGGGCCGACCAACGAAAGTGCTGCGCTCAAGTTGCTCAACTCGGAATACGCGTCCGGCGGCGAAAGCAACGAGTGGAAGGGCACCGCGAAGCTAATCGTCACGCCCTATCTCGATTAA
- a CDS encoding phage protease, with amino-acid sequence MPAPSTNVDSVAIALMSQVDAASNDQFIHLVPAGTFHGRDGRGPYKLTNPNAVILASRQHAGRRQMPIDYDHAIDLATLKGGAAPAAGWIKGLQSRADGIWGIVEWTPRAAEQLANREYRYLSPVFKHASDGTIGCLLRASLTNNPNLDQLTALASMETNDMDRLPELRTALGLSDEATIDDILAKIAELTTASHAAVPDPAKFVPIGDFERVVAETNKLNQGISLQAATQHVTDQIKMSNLLPFLKDWGIALCSVNKPAFDTFVAKTKGGLHGLLTPSRASMIPPERDLIIGDLSHDEMAIASNLGLTSEAYLKSKTARVAAQETQR; translated from the coding sequence ATGCCAGCCCCCTCAACCAACGTTGATTCCGTCGCCATCGCGCTGATGTCGCAGGTGGATGCCGCCAGCAACGATCAGTTCATTCACCTTGTCCCAGCCGGGACGTTCCATGGGCGCGACGGTCGCGGACCCTACAAGCTGACAAACCCCAATGCGGTAATCCTGGCAAGCCGACAGCACGCCGGCCGGCGGCAGATGCCGATAGACTATGATCATGCGATCGACCTTGCGACGCTAAAAGGCGGTGCCGCTCCGGCCGCAGGCTGGATCAAGGGCCTGCAATCGCGCGCCGATGGCATCTGGGGCATCGTCGAATGGACGCCGCGTGCAGCCGAGCAGTTGGCCAATCGCGAGTACCGTTATCTCTCGCCCGTTTTCAAACACGCGAGCGATGGCACGATCGGATGCCTGTTGCGCGCTTCGCTCACCAACAACCCGAATCTCGACCAGCTCACGGCGCTGGCCAGCATGGAGACGAACGACATGGATCGCCTGCCCGAACTGCGAACTGCACTCGGCCTATCCGATGAGGCCACGATCGACGACATTCTCGCGAAGATAGCCGAACTTACCACCGCGAGCCATGCCGCCGTGCCCGACCCAGCCAAATTTGTCCCGATCGGCGATTTTGAGCGCGTGGTAGCTGAGACCAACAAGCTCAACCAGGGCATTTCGCTACAGGCCGCAACTCAACACGTCACCGATCAGATCAAGATGTCAAATCTTCTGCCCTTCTTGAAGGACTGGGGCATTGCGCTGTGCAGCGTCAATAAGCCCGCCTTCGATACGTTCGTCGCGAAGACGAAGGGTGGACTGCATGGCCTCCTGACGCCGTCTCGCGCCAGCATGATTCCACCTGAGCGTGACTTAATAATCGGCGACCTGTCGCACGACGAAATGGCAATTGCGTCCAACCTCGGCCTAACAAGCGAGGCCTACCTCAAATCCAAAACAGCGCGCGTTGCGGCGCAGGAGACACAACGGTGA
- a CDS encoding ATP-binding protein yields MTFVETSVSRDIFRTIDLARELQKNGAIVGRPGVGKSFALAAYVKAANEGIHFDRPVSFFTVTAITGNALRDLFREVANSMSMSIDGSLANMQRQMMQYDLSGRALIIDEAQNLKLQAFRELLHLHDFTNMSLIFCGNSEVLKRVNTDKGVFAQISRRVPIRAEVNSILDEDIDRLSNTFGVEGLDAYKMLRLIGRAHHTDGVVSVLEVARRFASNRVIKSEHIRRACEPFPHYRSALK; encoded by the coding sequence ATGACGTTTGTCGAAACATCGGTGTCACGCGACATTTTCCGCACGATCGACCTTGCGCGAGAGTTGCAGAAAAACGGAGCCATCGTTGGACGGCCGGGCGTGGGCAAGTCCTTTGCGCTCGCTGCTTATGTGAAAGCAGCCAATGAAGGCATCCATTTCGATCGACCTGTATCATTTTTTACAGTCACCGCCATCACCGGGAATGCCTTGCGAGACCTTTTCCGCGAAGTGGCTAACTCAATGAGTATGAGCATCGATGGCAGCCTTGCCAATATGCAAAGGCAAATGATGCAGTACGATTTATCCGGGCGCGCACTAATTATCGATGAAGCGCAGAACCTGAAGCTTCAGGCGTTCCGCGAGCTGTTGCACCTGCATGACTTCACAAACATGAGCCTAATTTTTTGCGGAAACAGCGAAGTCCTGAAGCGCGTCAACACCGACAAAGGCGTCTTTGCGCAAATCAGCCGGCGCGTTCCCATCCGCGCCGAAGTCAACAGCATCCTTGATGAAGACATAGACCGTCTGTCGAACACCTTCGGCGTTGAAGGCTTGGACGCCTATAAAATGTTGCGCCTGATCGGCCGCGCACACCACACGGACGGTGTTGTCAGCGTCCTAGAAGTAGCCCGGCGTTTCGCCAGCAATAGAGTCATCAAGTCAGAACACATCCGCCGCGCATGCGAACCATTCCCCCACTACCGGAGCGCCTTGAAATGA
- a CDS encoding DNA-binding protein, which yields MMTANQVKAKFEAEGISVAEWARAKGYNLRTVYAVLSGRRKSQRGIGHQIAVDLGLKAEPKKLLFRPLVNAAE from the coding sequence ATGATGACCGCCAACCAGGTAAAGGCTAAGTTCGAAGCCGAGGGAATATCGGTGGCGGAATGGGCGCGGGCCAAGGGCTACAACCTTCGCACCGTGTACGCCGTTCTTAGCGGTCGCCGAAAGTCCCAGAGGGGAATTGGGCACCAGATCGCGGTTGATCTGGGCCTCAAAGCTGAGCCGAAAAAACTACTTTTCCGCCCGCTGGTAAATGCAGCCGAATGA
- a CDS encoding helix-turn-helix domain-containing protein, which yields MSTYASSNDPADARFGARAVIDRLKEVFGVSSDAALADELRTARANISKWKARNSVPYAEAVYASISKGISLDYLLAGSGSVASSRLPSNLDPEFIRAALQLIVRAGLLSIGKGHKPAETLEAAASSISVQYERAEKAMYELVVHRGLSGVDARKAAIVAIEMLDAELAARQQR from the coding sequence ATGTCCACATACGCAAGCTCGAACGATCCCGCCGATGCCCGGTTTGGCGCGCGGGCAGTAATTGATCGCCTCAAGGAAGTGTTCGGGGTTTCGTCAGACGCGGCCCTTGCTGACGAGTTGCGCACGGCGAGGGCAAACATTTCCAAGTGGAAAGCGAGAAATTCCGTCCCCTATGCCGAGGCGGTCTACGCGTCGATCAGCAAGGGGATTTCGTTGGATTATCTTCTAGCTGGGAGCGGCAGCGTTGCGTCATCGCGGTTGCCATCAAACCTTGATCCCGAATTCATCAGGGCGGCACTTCAGTTGATTGTTCGCGCTGGGCTTCTCTCTATCGGTAAAGGCCACAAGCCTGCCGAGACTTTGGAGGCGGCTGCATCTTCCATCTCGGTTCAATACGAACGAGCCGAAAAAGCGATGTACGAACTGGTAGTTCACAGGGGACTAAGTGGCGTCGATGCGAGAAAAGCCGCTATCGTCGCAATTGAAATGCTGGATGCGGAGCTTGCCGCTCGGCAGCAGCGGTAG
- the recA gene encoding recombinase RecA — protein MSQAALRIVEGSSMDKSKALSAALSQIERQFGKGSVMKLGKNDKSMDIEVISSGSLGLDIALGVGGLPKGRVVEIYGPESSGKTTLALHTVAEAQKKGGICAFIDAEHALDPIYARKLGVKVDDLLISQPDHGEQALEIADTLVRSGAVDVLIIDSVAALVPRAELEGEMGDALPGLQARLMSQALRKLTASINKSNTMVIFINQIRMKIGVMYGSPETTTGGNALKFYASVRLDIRRIGAIKERDEVVGNQTRVKVVKNKLAPPFKQVEFDIMYGEGISKMGEILDLGVKAGIVEKSGAWFSHDSQRMGQGRENAKAFLRANPDITAKIEVAIRQNSGLLAEQILVGSPERDADGEEPAED, from the coding sequence ATGTCTCAAGCTGCCCTGCGTATCGTCGAAGGATCCTCCATGGATAAGTCGAAGGCCCTGTCCGCCGCGCTGTCCCAGATCGAGCGTCAGTTCGGCAAGGGCTCGGTGATGAAGCTCGGCAAGAACGACAAGTCGATGGACATCGAGGTGATTTCCTCGGGCTCGCTCGGGCTCGACATCGCGCTTGGCGTCGGTGGCCTGCCGAAGGGGCGGGTGGTTGAGATTTACGGTCCGGAATCCTCCGGCAAGACCACGCTGGCGCTCCATACCGTGGCGGAAGCGCAGAAGAAGGGCGGTATCTGCGCCTTCATCGACGCCGAGCACGCGCTCGATCCGATCTATGCCCGCAAGCTTGGGGTCAAGGTCGACGACCTCCTGATATCGCAGCCCGATCACGGTGAGCAGGCGCTGGAAATCGCCGATACGCTGGTGCGCTCCGGCGCTGTGGATGTACTGATCATCGACTCGGTCGCGGCGCTGGTGCCGCGTGCCGAACTCGAGGGCGAGATGGGCGACGCGCTGCCCGGACTGCAGGCACGGCTGATGAGCCAGGCGCTGCGCAAGCTCACCGCCTCGATCAACAAGTCCAACACCATGGTGATCTTCATCAACCAGATCCGCATGAAGATCGGGGTGATGTACGGCTCGCCGGAAACCACGACCGGCGGCAATGCGCTGAAATTCTATGCCTCTGTGCGCCTCGACATCCGCCGCATCGGCGCGATCAAGGAGCGCGACGAGGTGGTCGGCAACCAGACCCGCGTCAAGGTGGTGAAGAACAAGCTGGCGCCGCCTTTCAAGCAGGTCGAGTTCGACATCATGTACGGCGAGGGCATCTCCAAGATGGGCGAAATCCTCGATCTCGGCGTCAAGGCCGGTATCGTCGAAAAATCCGGCGCCTGGTTCTCCCATGACAGCCAGCGCATGGGGCAGGGTCGCGAGAACGCGAAAGCGTTTTTGCGGGCTAATCCCGACATCACCGCGAAAATCGAGGTAGCGATCCGGCAGAATTCGGGTCTGCTCGCCGAGCAGATTCTGGTTGGCAGTCCTGAGCGCGATGCCGACGGCGAGGAGCCGGCGGAGGACTGA
- the gcvP gene encoding aminomethyl-transferring glycine dehydrogenase, which translates to MTAREEPATTFARRHIGPSSRDIAAMLETVGAKSLAALMNEALPPSIRQAAPLDLGQGLSEGLSETEALAHMQSLAAQNQAFTSLIGQGYSGTILPAVIQRNILENPAWYTAYTPYQPEISQGRLEALFNFQTMICDLTGLDVANASLLDEATAVAEAMALAERASSVKTKAFFVDHEVHPQTLAVLRTRAEPLGWTLVTGDPLRDLDKADVFGAVLQYPGTSGVVRDLRPAISTLKAKGGLAVVAADLLALTLLASPGVLGADIAVGSAQRFGVPMGYGGPHAAYMAVRDTLKRLLPGRIVGLSVDSRGAPAYRLALQTREQHIRREKATSNICTAQVLLAVISSMYAVYHGPEGLAQIARTVHRRTATLAAGLTRLGFAPLNDAAFDTLTVSVGDRQNEIAGRALSQGINLRINADHTLGIALDELTTPEIVEAVWRTFGAAFSYADVEAHAPDLLPADLGRRTAYLTHPVFHAHRSETELLRYMRKLSDRDLALDRAMIPLGSCTMKLNATTEMIPLTWPAFAGLHPFAPCEQAEGYYALFEEFEQWLIDITGYDAISLQPNSGAQGEYAGLLAIRGYHAARGDSHRTVCLIPSSAHGTNPASANMAGMEVVVVACDARGDVDVDDLRAKAAQHADRLAAIMITYPSTHGVFEERIREICDIVHSHGGQVYLDGANMNAQVGLSRPGDYGADVSHLNLHKTFCIPHGGGGPGMGPIGVKAHLASFLPGHPATDGATPPAVGAVSAAPFGSASILTISYIYVLMMGGEGLTRATEVAILNANYVAQRLDPHFPVLYRNVKGRVAHECIIDPRALKAETGVTVDDIAKRLIDYGFHAPTMSFPVPGTLMIEPTESESKAELDRFCDAMIAIRREIAEIEAGRWSVEASPLRHAPHTVHDIADDTWSRPYSRAQGCFPAGTSRLDKYWCPVGRVDNAYGDRNLVCSCPPMEDYAQAAE; encoded by the coding sequence ATGACCGCCCGTGAAGAGCCCGCCACCACCTTCGCGCGCCGCCATATCGGCCCGTCGTCACGCGATATCGCCGCGATGCTGGAAACCGTCGGCGCGAAGAGCCTCGCGGCATTGATGAACGAGGCGCTGCCGCCGTCGATCCGGCAGGCGGCGCCGCTCGATCTCGGCCAAGGCTTAAGCGAAGGCTTAAGCGAAACCGAAGCGCTGGCGCACATGCAGAGTCTCGCCGCGCAGAACCAGGCGTTCACCTCGCTGATCGGGCAAGGCTATTCCGGCACGATCCTGCCGGCGGTGATCCAGCGCAACATCCTGGAAAACCCGGCGTGGTACACAGCCTACACGCCCTATCAGCCGGAAATCAGCCAGGGGCGGCTGGAAGCGCTGTTCAATTTCCAGACCATGATCTGCGACCTCACCGGTCTCGATGTCGCCAACGCCTCGCTGCTCGACGAAGCGACCGCGGTGGCCGAAGCGATGGCGCTCGCCGAGCGCGCATCATCGGTGAAAACAAAAGCCTTCTTCGTCGATCACGAGGTGCATCCGCAGACGCTGGCGGTGCTGCGCACCCGCGCCGAACCGCTGGGCTGGACGCTCGTCACCGGCGATCCGCTGCGCGATCTCGACAAGGCGGACGTGTTCGGCGCGGTGCTGCAATATCCGGGCACATCCGGCGTGGTGCGCGACCTGCGCCCCGCGATCTCAACACTGAAGGCCAAGGGCGGTCTTGCGGTGGTCGCCGCCGACCTGCTGGCGCTGACGCTGCTGGCCTCCCCCGGCGTGCTCGGCGCCGACATCGCAGTTGGATCGGCGCAACGCTTCGGCGTGCCGATGGGCTATGGCGGCCCGCACGCGGCCTACATGGCGGTGCGCGACACGCTGAAGCGGCTGCTGCCCGGCCGCATCGTCGGCCTCTCCGTGGACTCCCGCGGGGCACCGGCCTATCGCCTCGCTTTGCAGACCCGCGAGCAACATATCCGCCGCGAGAAAGCAACCTCCAACATCTGCACCGCGCAGGTGCTGCTGGCGGTGATCTCCTCGATGTACGCAGTCTATCATGGCCCCGAAGGACTGGCGCAGATCGCGCGCACCGTGCATCGCCGCACCGCGACATTGGCGGCGGGACTGACGAGGCTCGGCTTCGCGCCGCTCAACGATGCAGCTTTCGATACGCTGACCGTGAGCGTCGGCGACCGGCAAAACGAGATTGCCGGGCGCGCGCTCAGCCAGGGCATCAACCTGCGGATCAACGCCGACCATACGCTCGGCATCGCGCTCGACGAACTCACCACGCCGGAGATCGTCGAAGCGGTGTGGCGCACATTCGGCGCCGCGTTCTCTTACGCCGACGTCGAAGCGCACGCCCCCGACCTGCTGCCTGCCGATCTCGGCCGCAGAACAGCCTATCTGACCCATCCGGTATTTCACGCGCACCGCTCGGAAACCGAACTGCTGCGCTACATGCGAAAGCTCAGCGACCGCGACCTTGCACTCGACCGCGCGATGATCCCGCTCGGCTCCTGCACGATGAAGCTCAACGCCACCACCGAAATGATTCCGCTGACGTGGCCGGCATTCGCGGGCCTGCATCCGTTCGCGCCGTGCGAGCAGGCGGAGGGTTATTACGCGCTGTTCGAAGAATTTGAACAATGGCTGATCGACATCACCGGCTACGATGCGATCTCGCTGCAGCCCAACTCCGGCGCACAGGGCGAATATGCCGGGCTGCTGGCGATCCGCGGCTATCACGCAGCGCGCGGCGATAGTCACCGCACGGTGTGCCTGATCCCCTCCTCGGCGCACGGCACCAATCCGGCCTCCGCCAACATGGCCGGCATGGAGGTCGTGGTGGTGGCCTGCGATGCGCGCGGCGATGTCGACGTCGACGATCTCAGGGCCAAGGCGGCGCAGCACGCCGACCGGCTCGCCGCGATCATGATCACCTATCCCTCGACGCACGGCGTGTTCGAGGAGCGCATCCGCGAGATCTGCGACATCGTGCATAGCCACGGCGGACAGGTCTATCTCGACGGCGCCAACATGAACGCGCAAGTCGGCCTGTCGCGGCCCGGCGATTACGGCGCCGACGTCAGCCATCTCAACCTGCACAAGACCTTTTGCATCCCGCACGGCGGCGGCGGACCGGGCATGGGCCCGATCGGCGTGAAAGCGCACCTCGCATCCTTCCTTCCCGGCCACCCCGCGACCGACGGCGCCACGCCGCCCGCGGTCGGAGCGGTCTCGGCGGCGCCGTTCGGCTCGGCCTCGATCCTGACCATTTCCTACATCTACGTCCTGATGATGGGCGGCGAAGGCCTGACGCGCGCCACCGAAGTCGCGATTCTCAACGCCAACTATGTCGCACAACGGCTCGATCCGCACTTTCCGGTGCTGTACCGCAACGTGAAGGGCCGGGTCGCGCATGAATGCATCATCGATCCCCGCGCGCTGAAGGCCGAAACCGGCGTCACCGTGGACGATATCGCCAAGCGGCTGATCGACTACGGCTTCCATGCCCCGACCATGAGTTTTCCGGTACCGGGCACGTTGATGATCGAGCCGACCGAATCCGAATCGAAGGCGGAACTGGATCGATTCTGCGACGCCATGATCGCGATCCGGCGAGAAATCGCGGAGATCGAGGCCGGACGCTGGAGCGTCGAGGCATCGCCGCTGCGCCACGCGCCGCATACGGTGCACGACATCGCCGACGATACCTGGTCTCGGCCCTACAGCCGGGCCCAGGGCTGCTTTCCGGCTGGCACCTCGCGGTTGGACAAATACTGGTGCCCGGTCGGACGAGTCGACAATGCCTACGGCGATCGCAACCTCGTCTGTTCCTGCCCGCCGATGGAAGACTACGCGCAGGCGGCGGAGTAG
- the gcvH gene encoding glycine cleavage system protein GcvH — translation MTVLYTTDHEWLRIEGDTATIGITDHAQSQLGDIVFVELPKVGRQLKKAETAAVVESVKAASDVYAPITGEVLEVNDALSAEPALVNSDADGKAWLFKLRIADKSELGGLMNEAAYKAHTA, via the coding sequence ATGACCGTTTTATACACCACCGATCACGAATGGCTCCGTATCGAGGGCGACACCGCCACCATCGGCATCACCGACCACGCACAGTCGCAGCTCGGCGACATCGTGTTCGTCGAACTGCCAAAAGTCGGACGCCAGTTGAAGAAAGCCGAAACTGCTGCGGTGGTCGAGTCGGTCAAGGCGGCCTCCGACGTTTATGCGCCGATTACGGGTGAAGTCCTTGAAGTCAACGATGCGCTCAGCGCGGAGCCGGCGCTGGTCAATTCCGACGCCGACGGCAAGGCGTGGCTGTTCAAGCTCAGAATCGCCGACAAAAGCGAGCTCGGCGGTCTGATGAATGAGGCCGCCTACAAGGCGCACACGGCGTGA
- the gcvT gene encoding glycine cleavage system aminomethyltransferase GcvT, with amino-acid sequence MSTDVSEAPVLQRTPLHALHLARGGRLVPFAGHDMPVQYASGVLKEHLHTRAGAGLFDVSHMGQIALRPKSGKVGDAALALERLVPQDIVAVAPGRQRYALFTNAAGGLLDDLMVANFGDHLFLVVNGACKAADEAHLREHLSDVCTIEVLADRALVALQGPKAASVLAKACPEAPAMRFMDAGPHQVRIAGGAIACFVSRSGYTGEDGFEISIPAAQAEALVSGLLDDPDVMPVGLGARDSLRLEAGLCLYGHDIDATTTPVEAALEWSVQKSRRSGGARAGGFPGANVILPQFEQGASRRRVGLRPEGRAPVREGAPLFADASSSDPIGTVTSGGFGPSLNAPIAMGYLPPLHAAIGGTVFADVRGQRLPLRVSEMPFVPHNYKR; translated from the coding sequence ATGTCGACGGACGTTTCCGAAGCTCCGGTTCTGCAACGAACCCCCCTCCACGCCCTGCACTTGGCGCGCGGCGGCCGGCTGGTGCCGTTCGCGGGCCACGACATGCCGGTTCAGTACGCATCCGGCGTCCTGAAGGAACATCTCCATACCCGTGCCGGCGCCGGCCTGTTCGATGTCTCGCACATGGGCCAGATCGCGCTGCGGCCCAAATCCGGCAAGGTCGGGGACGCCGCGCTCGCACTGGAACGGCTGGTGCCGCAGGACATCGTGGCGGTCGCGCCGGGACGGCAGCGCTACGCCCTGTTCACCAATGCGGCCGGCGGCCTGCTCGACGACCTGATGGTGGCCAATTTCGGCGACCACCTGTTTCTGGTGGTCAACGGGGCCTGCAAGGCCGCCGACGAGGCGCATCTGCGCGAGCACCTTTCCGATGTCTGCACGATCGAGGTCCTCGCGGATCGCGCGCTGGTCGCGCTGCAGGGCCCGAAGGCGGCGTCGGTGCTGGCGAAGGCCTGCCCTGAAGCGCCCGCGATGCGCTTCATGGATGCCGGGCCTCACCAGGTCCGAATCGCCGGGGGAGCCATCGCCTGCTTCGTCTCGCGCTCCGGCTACACCGGCGAAGACGGCTTCGAGATCTCTATTCCCGCTGCACAGGCCGAAGCGCTGGTGTCCGGGCTGCTCGACGATCCGGACGTGATGCCGGTCGGCCTCGGCGCCCGCGACAGCCTGCGGCTCGAGGCGGGCCTCTGCCTTTACGGTCATGACATCGACGCAACGACAACGCCGGTCGAGGCCGCGCTGGAATGGTCGGTGCAGAAAAGCCGGCGCAGCGGCGGCGCGCGTGCCGGCGGTTTCCCCGGCGCGAACGTAATTCTCCCCCAATTCGAGCAAGGCGCGTCCCGCCGCCGCGTCGGGCTGAGGCCGGAAGGCCGTGCGCCGGTGCGCGAAGGCGCGCCGCTGTTCGCCGATGCAAGCTCCTCCGATCCGATCGGCACCGTGACATCGGGCGGCTTCGGCCCGAGCCTCAATGCCCCGATCGCGATGGGCTATCTGCCGCCATTGCACGCCGCCATCGGCGGCACGGTTTTTGCTGACGTGCGCGGACAGCGGCTGCCGCTGCGCGTGTCCGAGATGCCTTTCGTTCCCCATAATTACAAGCGCTGA